Proteins encoded together in one Thermoplasmatales archaeon BRNA1 window:
- a CDS encoding Dinucleotide-utilizing enzymes involved in molybdopterin and thiamine biosynthesis family 1: MSGMNERTAIIVGEDGLERLRNARAVLCGCGAVGGYALEGLVRAGVGHIRVIDKDVFSESNINRQILATTDTVGRVKVEVACERARSINPDIDIEGLDILVSDETIPSILEGDFDVLVDAIDTVGMKTKLLEKACEIGIPTFSSMGAALHTDAAAVRIANIRDTSVCPIAAKVRRALRDLDSSKITCVYSLETPVTVPTERDECGKSILGSLPTIPAIFGMSLANEAIAYILKR; this comes from the coding sequence ATGAGCGGGATGAACGAACGTACTGCCATAATCGTCGGAGAGGACGGACTGGAGCGTCTCCGCAACGCACGCGCGGTCCTCTGCGGCTGCGGCGCCGTCGGGGGCTACGCCCTCGAGGGTCTGGTCAGGGCAGGGGTCGGCCACATCCGCGTGATCGACAAGGACGTGTTCTCCGAGAGCAACATCAACAGGCAGATCCTCGCAACCACGGACACCGTGGGAAGGGTCAAGGTAGAGGTCGCATGCGAACGTGCCAGATCCATCAATCCAGATATCGATATAGAAGGTTTGGACATCCTAGTCTCCGACGAGACTATCCCTTCGATCCTGGAGGGGGACTTCGACGTCCTCGTGGATGCCATAGACACCGTGGGCATGAAGACCAAGCTCCTGGAGAAGGCCTGCGAGATCGGGATCCCCACTTTCTCTTCGATGGGTGCAGCCCTCCACACGGATGCCGCCGCGGTGCGCATCGCCAACATCAGGGATACCTCGGTATGTCCCATCGCGGCCAAGGTCCGCAGGGCCCTGAGGGACCTGGATTCCTCGAAGATAACCTGCGTTTATTCCCTGGAGACACCCGTCACGGTGCCCACGGAGAGGGACGAGTGCGGGAAGAGCATCCTCGGATCGCTTCCCACCATTCCCGCCATTTTCGGAATGTCGCTTGCCAACGAAGCGATCGCCTACATCCTCAAACGCTGA
- a CDS encoding isoleucyl-tRNA synthetase: MEKEIQEFWKSEHAYEKTKELREKGEKFYFVDGPPYTTGAIHLGTALNKTVKDILIRYWRMNGYNVRDQPGFDMHGLPIEVKVEKSIGVHSKKQIEEEIGIDKFVRTCQEFALGLHASMTEQFKQLGAWLDWDRPYQTLRLDYMESAWWTCQQAFKKGLLKDSSRVVTWCPRCETALAEAEIDYSDETDPSVMVRFPLKDDASTSLLIWTTTPWTLPSNMAVAVHPDETYAKVKFSGDSGSENVIIMKSQIEYVMNAGGYSSFEILQEYNGKDLIGTAYMPPFEIGDGLQRTDYTYKVVDAPYVEKDNTGLVHTAPGFGPDDFDTGKRYGLVPFCPVDEAGRFTDDFPLMAGKKVRTVNEDVISYLKERNLLFSTSKIKHRYGHCWRCKTPIIFRNTRQWFIEVPKVKEKMLSEVDRVKWTPDWAGSSREKNWVENARDWCVSRQRYWGIPLPIWECECGEKKVVGQYDEMREGQGYTEGMDTHRPWIDKVTFTCPKCGKTMHRIPDVMDVWFDSGVAPWADLGYPHKKDEFEKWWPPKFIVEAHDQTRGWFYTTLASGVVSFDRAPYDEIMMHAWMLDSKGRKMSKSLGNVVEPLEVISQYGADALRFYLVMNNAPWEDTCFQKNGPKDAWKVLNTFWNVVNFAAMYMSIDKYDPEKYDLETIRPHLRDEDLWMLSRTEKMKAAVTASLETKELQKVARALSDYILEDLSRWYLHLVRDRSWDEESSEDKMASYFMLHRAIMSATIALAPLCPHITEKIYSAMGGKLLSVHMEDWQVADERLYNEDLEHSMRLIQNIIEIIANERAKMGSKLRWPLKAVYVRGNDEKVNAAVKVFDAVLAQQGNLKLVDYLPAGGEVVGNGDIEPVAFDEGELFIDFEVTPEIEAEGYSRELIRRIQQMRKEMKLNVEDFIVCDVKAEDHLVELFRMWMDHICTEVRSKKIEFSEAPEGDSVKEWDITGKNIVIGVSKS, encoded by the coding sequence GTGGAGAAGGAGATCCAGGAATTCTGGAAATCCGAGCATGCTTACGAAAAGACCAAGGAACTCAGGGAGAAGGGAGAGAAGTTCTACTTCGTGGACGGCCCCCCCTACACCACCGGAGCCATCCACCTCGGTACCGCCCTCAACAAGACGGTGAAGGACATCCTCATCCGCTATTGGAGGATGAACGGATACAACGTCCGCGACCAGCCCGGTTTCGATATGCACGGGCTGCCCATCGAGGTCAAGGTGGAGAAGAGCATCGGTGTCCACTCCAAGAAGCAGATCGAGGAGGAGATCGGCATCGACAAGTTCGTCAGGACCTGCCAGGAGTTCGCCCTCGGCCTTCACGCAAGCATGACCGAGCAGTTCAAACAGCTCGGAGCGTGGCTCGACTGGGACCGCCCCTATCAGACGCTCAGACTCGATTACATGGAATCCGCCTGGTGGACCTGCCAACAGGCGTTCAAGAAGGGCCTCCTGAAGGACTCAAGCAGGGTCGTCACCTGGTGCCCCCGCTGCGAGACCGCCCTCGCCGAGGCGGAGATCGACTACTCCGACGAGACCGATCCCTCCGTCATGGTCAGGTTCCCCCTGAAGGACGACGCCTCCACATCCCTCCTCATCTGGACCACCACCCCCTGGACCCTGCCGTCCAACATGGCCGTGGCCGTCCACCCCGACGAGACCTACGCCAAGGTGAAGTTCTCCGGAGACTCCGGATCCGAGAACGTCATCATAATGAAGAGCCAGATCGAGTACGTCATGAACGCTGGAGGATACTCCTCCTTCGAGATCCTCCAGGAGTACAACGGGAAGGACCTTATCGGCACCGCGTACATGCCGCCCTTCGAGATCGGCGACGGCCTCCAGAGGACCGACTACACCTACAAGGTCGTCGACGCCCCCTACGTCGAGAAGGACAACACCGGACTGGTCCACACCGCTCCGGGATTCGGACCCGACGACTTCGACACCGGAAAGAGGTACGGCCTCGTTCCCTTCTGCCCCGTCGACGAGGCGGGACGCTTCACCGACGACTTCCCGCTCATGGCCGGGAAGAAGGTCCGTACCGTCAACGAGGACGTCATCTCCTACCTCAAGGAGAGGAACCTCCTGTTCAGCACCAGCAAGATCAAGCACAGGTACGGACACTGCTGGAGGTGCAAGACGCCCATCATCTTCCGCAACACCCGCCAGTGGTTCATCGAGGTCCCCAAAGTCAAGGAGAAGATGCTCTCCGAGGTCGACCGCGTCAAGTGGACCCCCGACTGGGCCGGCTCCTCCAGGGAGAAGAACTGGGTGGAGAACGCCCGCGACTGGTGCGTCTCCAGGCAGAGGTACTGGGGAATCCCCCTCCCGATCTGGGAGTGCGAGTGCGGGGAGAAGAAGGTCGTCGGACAGTACGACGAGATGAGGGAGGGCCAGGGATACACCGAGGGCATGGACACCCACCGCCCCTGGATCGACAAGGTCACCTTCACCTGCCCCAAGTGCGGCAAGACCATGCACAGGATCCCCGACGTCATGGACGTCTGGTTCGACTCCGGGGTCGCCCCCTGGGCCGACCTCGGCTACCCGCACAAGAAGGACGAGTTCGAGAAGTGGTGGCCACCGAAGTTCATCGTCGAGGCGCACGACCAGACCCGCGGATGGTTCTACACCACCCTGGCGTCCGGTGTCGTCTCCTTCGACAGGGCACCCTACGACGAGATTATGATGCACGCCTGGATGCTCGACTCCAAGGGAAGGAAGATGTCCAAGTCCCTCGGGAACGTGGTCGAACCCCTGGAGGTCATCTCCCAATACGGTGCCGATGCACTCAGGTTCTACCTGGTCATGAACAACGCGCCCTGGGAGGACACCTGCTTCCAGAAGAACGGACCCAAGGACGCTTGGAAGGTCCTCAACACCTTCTGGAACGTCGTCAACTTCGCCGCCATGTATATGTCCATCGACAAGTACGACCCGGAGAAGTACGACCTCGAGACCATCCGCCCCCACCTCCGCGACGAGGACCTCTGGATGCTCTCCCGCACCGAGAAGATGAAGGCCGCCGTGACCGCCAGCCTGGAGACCAAGGAGCTCCAGAAAGTCGCCCGCGCCCTCTCCGACTACATCCTCGAGGACCTCTCCCGCTGGTACCTCCACCTGGTCAGGGACCGCAGCTGGGACGAGGAGAGCAGCGAGGACAAGATGGCGTCCTACTTCATGCTCCACAGGGCGATCATGTCCGCCACCATCGCGCTCGCCCCGCTCTGCCCCCACATCACCGAGAAGATCTACAGCGCCATGGGCGGAAAGCTCCTCTCCGTGCACATGGAGGACTGGCAGGTCGCGGACGAGAGGCTGTACAACGAGGACCTGGAGCACAGCATGCGCCTGATCCAGAACATCATCGAGATCATCGCCAACGAGAGGGCCAAGATGGGCAGCAAGCTTAGGTGGCCCCTGAAGGCGGTGTACGTCCGCGGGAACGACGAGAAGGTCAACGCCGCGGTGAAGGTGTTCGATGCCGTCCTCGCACAGCAGGGCAACCTGAAGCTCGTCGACTACCTCCCAGCAGGCGGAGAGGTCGTCGGGAACGGAGACATCGAGCCCGTCGCCTTCGACGAGGGCGAGCTTTTCATCGACTTCGAGGTCACCCCCGAGATCGAGGCCGAGGGATACTCCCGCGAGCTCATCAGGAGGATCCAGCAGATGAGGAAGGAGATGAAGCTGAACGTCGAGGACTTCATCGTCTGCGACGTGAAGGCGGAGGACCACCTCGTCGAGCTGTTCAGGATGTGGATGGACCACATATGCACCGAGGTCCGCTCCAAGAAGATCGAGTTCTCCGAGGCCCCCGAGGGAGACTCCGTCAAGGAGTGGGACATCACCGGCAAGAACATCGTCATCGGCGTGTCCAAGAGCTGA
- a CDS encoding flap structure-specific endonuclease, producing MGVNLSDLVEPRNVELSELSGKKVAVDTYNIAYQFMSAIRQPDGQPLCDHDGRITSHLTGLLYRTANLVEAGIEPTFVFDGKPHDLKSRTLRERDERREKAKEEWQEAMDRGDIETARAKAQQTSRMTKEVRESAKELIGYMGFPMVQAPSDGEQQASYMCRRGDVYGAASQDFDSLLFGTPVLIRNLTMNGRRKVPGKQLYKEIKTEVIDSAEFLGNLGITREQLVDMCMLIGTDFNEGIRGIGPKKALKYIRDNGTLENALSKIGTDIPDKDEIRAIFLSDEGSDDYSTAFKPIDREAVVNMLTGYDFSEDRVKSALDRIENARKEQEKARRQRSLDSWF from the coding sequence ATGGGAGTCAACCTTTCCGACCTCGTCGAGCCCCGCAACGTGGAGCTCTCCGAGCTCTCGGGCAAGAAGGTCGCCGTCGACACCTACAACATCGCATACCAGTTCATGAGCGCCATCCGCCAGCCGGACGGACAGCCCCTGTGCGACCACGACGGCCGCATCACCTCCCATCTGACCGGACTGCTGTACCGCACCGCGAACCTCGTGGAGGCGGGCATCGAACCCACCTTCGTATTCGACGGGAAGCCCCACGACCTCAAGTCGAGGACACTCAGGGAAAGGGACGAGAGGAGGGAGAAGGCCAAGGAGGAGTGGCAGGAGGCCATGGATAGAGGGGACATCGAGACCGCCCGCGCCAAGGCCCAGCAGACCTCCCGCATGACCAAGGAGGTCCGCGAATCCGCGAAGGAGCTCATAGGCTACATGGGATTCCCCATGGTGCAGGCCCCCTCCGACGGGGAACAGCAGGCATCCTACATGTGCCGCAGGGGAGATGTGTACGGAGCGGCGAGCCAGGATTTCGATTCGCTCCTGTTCGGAACCCCCGTCCTCATCAGGAACCTGACCATGAACGGCAGGAGGAAGGTCCCCGGCAAGCAGCTCTACAAGGAGATCAAGACCGAGGTCATCGACTCCGCGGAGTTCCTCGGGAACCTCGGGATCACCAGGGAGCAGCTCGTGGACATGTGCATGCTCATCGGCACCGATTTCAACGAGGGCATCAGGGGCATCGGCCCGAAGAAGGCCCTGAAATACATCAGGGACAACGGCACCCTGGAGAACGCCCTCTCCAAGATAGGAACGGATATCCCCGATAAGGACGAGATCCGCGCAATCTTCCTCTCCGACGAGGGCTCGGACGACTATTCCACAGCGTTCAAACCCATCGACAGGGAGGCCGTGGTGAACATGCTCACCGGATACGACTTCAGCGAGGACCGCGTGAAGTCCGCCCTCGACAGGATCGAAAATGCCAGGAAAGAACAGGAGAAGGCCAGGAGGCAGAGGTCTCTGGACTCCTGGTTCTGA
- a CDS encoding ribulose-5-phosphate 3-epimerase, protein MTRIAPSMLSCDFSRLGEEVERVDRSGADWIHLDVMDGMFVPNLTFGAPVIKTVRDRTKKPFDVHLMIEDPLRYIDDFVRAGADLITVHAEAEGDIPAAFAKIRDCGCKTGITINPGTPVSEIERYLPDADLVLIMTVNAGFGGQKFHPECLPKIEFVSRYREENNPHMEISVDGGINRETGKQCVDAGATVLVAGSSLFRLPDMTDEIALWKKYGPDAE, encoded by the coding sequence ATGACCAGGATCGCCCCTTCTATGCTCTCATGCGACTTCTCCAGATTGGGCGAGGAGGTCGAACGCGTGGACCGCTCCGGCGCGGACTGGATCCACCTGGATGTTATGGACGGCATGTTCGTCCCCAACCTCACGTTCGGCGCACCCGTCATCAAGACCGTCCGCGACAGGACGAAGAAGCCCTTCGACGTCCACCTGATGATCGAGGACCCCCTGCGCTACATAGACGACTTCGTCAGGGCAGGAGCAGACCTCATCACGGTGCACGCCGAGGCGGAAGGGGACATACCGGCCGCCTTCGCCAAGATCAGGGACTGCGGATGCAAGACCGGTATCACCATCAACCCCGGCACCCCGGTATCCGAGATCGAGAGATACCTCCCCGATGCGGACCTCGTCCTGATCATGACCGTCAATGCCGGATTCGGTGGACAGAAGTTCCACCCCGAATGCCTCCCGAAGATCGAGTTCGTCTCCAGATACAGGGAGGAGAACAACCCGCACATGGAGATCTCCGTAGACGGCGGCATCAACAGGGAGACCGGGAAGCAGTGCGTCGACGCGGGAGCGACCGTCCTGGTCGCGGGAAGCTCGCTCTTCAGGCTCCCCGACATGACCGACGAGATCGCCCTCTGGAAGAAATACGGCCCCGACGCGGAGTGA